The window CCCGACCCGTTGGAACGCGCGCATACCCCAGGAGATCATGCTTGTGCGATGAAAGTTGATGCTGAAAACACCTGAAATTATAGGGAGTAAAAGCAAAGTTGCCCCATCTGTCTGTGTCTTTGGTTTGATTTCTTGGACTTTCACGCTAATTTTAGAGGAGCGTAAACTACACGCACAAACGTCCACTTTGTGGACATTGTGCGCCGCCCTTACAGAAGCCTAGCCAATCGGTCTGCACCTTCGGCTTGACCTCTTGGGGCTTCATGGTAAAATTTTGTGGGACAAGGTGGATTTTCTTGGAAAACCGTAGTATAATACTACTTAGAAATAGCGCTTTTTCGCTGATGTGGAAAAAGTGGAATTTTAGAAATGGGCATTATATCCTACTGCAGGGGAGGGTCTGTTTTGCAGCCAAGCGATATGGGAACGATCATTGCTTTGATCTATCGGTACAGCCAGAGTTACTTTAACGAGAAGTTGAAGAAGTATGGTCTGGGCAACGGACAGTATGTGTTCTTGCTGCACCTTCTCGACCATGAGGGAATCAATCAGGAAACCTTGGCGCACATGGTGAAGATCGACAAGACGACGGCGGCGCGCGCCGTGGCGAGACTCGTCCATGCCGGCTATGTGAGCCGCACGGTCAGCGACAAGGATCGCCGCGCCTATGTACTGCGCACGACGGAGAAGGCGCAGACCGTGAAGAAGGCGTTGAAGAAGACGATGGATGACTGGTACAAGATCTTAGTGCAGGATTTCTCCCCGGAGGAGTGCCGCCAATTCGACAGGTTGGTGAAGCAGGCCGTAGAGAACGCCGCAGCGCAGGAAGTTTGATGCCATTGAAAAGCCCCGAAGAATCGCATGCGATTCCTCGGGGCTTTTCGTGTATTTTGCGTATGATTCCAACCTTTCTTTTGCTATTATAGATTTTCGTGCATGGATGTCAAGCGCGCCCGTGGAAGGGAGCGCTCGGCGTCCCTTTGTCTTTCAGTGAATCTTTGATTTGGCTCAGCAGCTGCCGACCTCGTCGAGCGCCTTGGCTTCGCCCGTCTTCGTGAGGTTTACGGCTCTTCCTTCGCCGAGTCCCGTGAAGATGACGAGGCAGGCGTCGGACTTTGCATGTTCCTTGATGTAGGCGTCGTCGAAGGTCATGAGGCGGTCGCCTTTCTTTACCTTCTGTCCGCCTTCGACGAAGACCTCGAAGCCCTGCCCGCCGAGTGCGACGGTATCGACGCCGATGTGCAGCAGGTATTCCGTGCCGTCAGCGGCCTTCATGCCGATCGCGTGCTTCGTGTCGAAGACGAAGACGACTTCGCCGTCCTCGGGCGCGTAGACTGTCTCTTCCGTCGGGTAGACGAAGTAGCCGTCGCCCATCATCTTGCCCGCAAATGCCTCGTCGGGCGCTTCCTCGATCGGATGCACCGTGCCTGCGACAGGCGTGAAGAGCGTGTGTGCGGCAGTTTCACCGGCAGACGCTTCCTGCGCGCCCGACTCTTGTGCCGAGGTGTTTTTCTCAGGCACGTTTGTCGCAGAAGCTTTTTCCGTCGGCTCTGCAGCGGCCATCGCTTCCGGCTCGACGTCGGGGGCTGTTTCGAGGTACGTCTCAAGATTCGACTTGATGACGGCGACCTGCGGGCCATAGATGACCTGCACGCCCGTGCCCTTGACGATGACGCCGACGGCGCCCGTCGCCTTTAAGAGCTTCTCGTTGACGAGTGAGGAATCCGCGACCGAGCAGCGAAGGCGCGTCGCGCAGCAGTCGACGGAAGTGATGTTCCTCTTGCTGCCAAGGCCGCGCGCGATTGCCGCGCTCTTGGCATCGGATGCGCCCGCGCCGGACGCTGCTCCCGCCGCGCCTTGCTGCGCCTGGTAGTCAGCCTTCGAATAGAGCTTCGTCTCCTCGTCGTCGTCCTCGCGGCCCGGCGTCTTGAAGTCGAAGTGGCGGATCATCCACGAGAAGATGAAGTAGTAGAGGAAGAAGTAGACGACACCGACGGGAATGATGTACATCCAGCCCGTCTTCGCCTCTCCCTGCAGGATGCCGAAGATGAAGAGGTCGAGGAGACCGCCCGAGAATGTCAGGCCGACGGCGATGTTGAGGATGTGCGCGATCATGTAGGCGGCGCCTGCGAGCGCGACCTGCACGGCGAAGAGCGCGGGTGCGACGAAGAGGAAGGAGAACTCGATCGGCTCGGTGATGCCCGTGAGCATCGAGGTCAGAGCCGCCGAGAGCAAGAGGCCGCCCGCGACCTTCTTCTTCTCGGGACGCGCACAGCGGTACATAGCGAGCGCCGCGCCCGGCAGGCCGAAGATCATGAAGATGAACTCGCCCGAGAAGTAGCGCGTCGCATCCGAGCTGAAATGCGTGACATCGGGCGAAGCGAGCTGGGCGAAGAAGATGTTCTGACCGCCCTGGACGAGCTGGCCGTCGATCATCATCGAGCCGCCGACGCCCGTCTGCCAGAACGGCAGATAGAAGACGTGGTGCAGGCCAAAGGGGATCAGAGCGCGCTTGATGATGCCGAAGATCAGCGTGCCGATGTAGCCCGTGCCCGTCACGAGGCCGCCGAGCGCGAAGATGCCCTGCTGGGCGAGCGGCCAGACGAAGTACATGGCGATGCCGACGAAGAGGAAGACGATCGTCGAGATGATGGGCACGAAGCGTGAGCCGCCGAAGAACGACAGCGCGTTCGGCAGCACGATCTTGTGGTACTTGTTGTGCAGCCAAGCGACGCCGATGCCGACGATGATGCCGCCGAAGACGCCCATCTGAAACGAGAGGATACCGCAGCTCGGCGCGATCGTGCCTTCGAGCACCGAGGGCGCGATCGTTCCGTCCGCAAGGATCTGGCCGCCGATTTTCAGCATGGCGTTGCACGCTGTGTGCATGACGAAGAAGGCAATCATGGCAGAAAGCGCCGCGACCTCCTTCTCCGCCTTCGCCATGCCGATGGCGACGCCGACGGCGAAGATGATCGGCAGATTGCCGAAGATCGTGCTGCCCGCGCTCGCCATGATGGAGAGAAGCGCGTGAAGCGGCGTTCCTGCACCGAGTACGGCGGTAAGTCCGTACGTCTCGATGGTCGTGGCGTTCGTGAACGACGCGCCGAGCCCCAAGAGTATGCCAGCGATCGGCAGGATGGCGACGGGCAGCATGAAGCTGCGTCCGACGCGTTGGAGTACACCGAAAATTTCGTCTTTCATGACAGCGAAAACCTCCTTTCCGGGGAATTGCTGGATTCATCCATACCTCCCCAACAGAAGAAATATTACGTTTTGATTATACCGCAAAGGGAAGAAGATTGTAAAGGTGGGAATGTTAAGAAGAATCGTTGATTTTGATATCTACTGGGAAAGTTTACAAGTTGACACTTTACAAGTTGACACATAAGGCAAAGCGTGCTATATTATCCTTCATACCTATTCATTCATTTTTTAGGAAAGAAGGATTCATCATGAATGCACTGATGCTTGTCGGGTGCGCCATCGCTGTCTTTCTCGCCGCCTACACTATCTACGGACGGTGGCTCGTGAAAACGTGGGGCATCGACGAAACCGCCGCGACGCCGGCGCAGAGATTCGAGGATGGGCAGGACTACGCGCCTGCCTCGCGCTTCACCGTCTTTGCGCATCAATTTTCCTCCATCACGGGCGCAGGCCCCGTCACGGGCCCCATCATCGCCGCCATGTTCGGCTGGCTTCCGGCGTTCCTCTGGCTGCTTGTCGGCGGCGTCTTCTTCGGCGCGGTGCAGGATTTCAGTGCGCTCTATGCGTCGGTGCGCAACGAAGGGCGCTCGATGGGCATGCTCATCGAACAGTACATCGGCAAGACGGGGCGCCGTCTCTTCCTGCTGTTTTGCTGGCTCTTCACGCTGCTCGTCATCGCCGCCTTCGCCGACATCGTCGCGAACACGTTCAACGGCTTCGGCAAGGACGGCAGCCTCGCCGTACCGAATGCAGCGGCGGCCTCGATCTCGATGCTCTACATCTTCGTGGCGATGGGCTTCGGACTTTTCATCCGCCGCATGAAGCCATCGGGCGCAGTGAAGTTTTTTGTCGCCATCGCGCTCATCGTCGCCATGCTCGCCGTCGGTATTTCTTATCCGCTCTACTTTGATGCGACGGTTTGGCGCTACGTCGTCTTTGCCTACTGCTTCATCGCCGCCGTCCTGCCCATGTGGTTCTTGATGCAGCCGCGTGACTACCTGAGCGTCTTCCTGCTCCTCGGCATGGTCGCGGGCGCCGTCCTCGGCGTGCTCATCACCAATCCTGTCATCGAGATGCCCGCCTTCGTTGCCTTCGAGGTCAAGGGGCAGTCGCTCTTTCCAATCCTCTTCATCACGATTGCCTGCGGCGCTGTCTCGGGCTTCCACAGCCTCGTTTCTTCAGGCACAAGCTCGAAATCCATCGAGAACGAGCGCGACATGCTGCCCGTTGGCTACGGCGCCATGCTCGTCGAATCGCTTCTCGGCGTCGTCGCCCTCGTCATCGTCTGCTCGGCGGCGACGGGCGAGCATCTGCCGGACGGCACGCCGTTCCAGATCTTCGCGGGCGCTGTCTCGGGATTCTTCGTGGAGTTCGGTCTGCCGAAGCATGTCGCCGCCTGCATCATGACGATGTGCGTCTCGGCGCTCGCCATGACGACGATCGATTCCGTCGCACGCATCGGACGCATGTCCTTCCAGGAGCTTCTCGCCCCGTCGGAGGGCGAGGCGGAAGGCGCTGCCGCGAAGCTCCTGCGCAACAAGTACGTCGCGACGGCAATCACGCTCGCTCTCGGCTATCTGCTGTGCCTCGCGGGCTACATGAGCATCTGGCCGCTCTTCGGTGCGGCGAACCAGCTGCTCGCATCCCTCGTCCTCATCTCCATCGCCGTCTTCCTGCGCACGACGGAACGCAAGGGCTGGATGCTCTACGTCCCCATGACCTTCATGTTCCTCGTCACGATGTCGGCGCTCGTCATGAGCGTCTATGGCATCATCGGCAAGCTTATGAACGGTGGTTTCGTCTTCTTGGTCGACGGGCTGCAGCTCCTCCTCGCGCTCGCACTGATGACGCTCGCGCTTCTGGTCGTCAAGCACTGTGCCGCTGAACTCGTCACGGGCAAAGCCGAGCATGAGGCGCGTACCGATATGTGACGGATTGACGAAAACAGCTTGTCAGGATCCTGCTCCTCTGCTATAATAGTCCTATGGGAATCTCTGATAAATTCAGCCCCCGTCTTCACATATCTGGGCGACCTCATTTTATCAGCGCTTCCTATATCTTCCAGAGGAGCAGCCGCGATTCTGCGGCGTCCGCCGGACGCACGGTGCGCGGCATATATGCAAGCGAGACCTTGTCCCGTAGCCGGGGTGGGGTCTTTTTCGTATAGGGAAAGGAGAGTCTTCTCTATGAATACGATAAAAACAACGATCTTGATGGCGCTCATGATGATCCTTCTCGTCGTCTTGGGCGGCGCGATCGGCGGCAAGGGCGGCGCGATGCTGATGTTCGTCGTCTCTTTGGCGATGAATTTCTTCTCCTATTGGTTCAGCGACAGCATCGTGCTCCGCATGTACGGCGCGCGCCCGCTGACGGAGAGGGAAGCGCCCGAGCTTTATCATCTTGTGGCAGATCTTGCCGCGCGCGCGGGTCTGCCCATGCCGAAGGTCTGTCTGGTCGAATCTATGACGCCGAACGCCTTTGCGACGGGGCGCAGTCCTTCACACGCCGCCGTCGCCGTCACGCGCGGTATCGTCGGCATGTTGAGCCGCGAGGAGCTTTCGGGCGTGCTCGCGCATGAGCTTTCGCACATCAAGCACCGCGACACCCTGATCTCGACGATTGCCGCCGCTATGGGCAGCGCGATTTCCATGCTTGCCTACATGGCGCAGTGGAGCGCGATCTTCGGCCGCTCGGACGACGACGAGGGCGCAGGCGGCATCGTCGGCACGCTTCTCGCCGTCCTCGTCGCACCGCTCGCGGCGACGCTCATTCAGCTCGCGATCTCGCGCTCTAGAGAGTACGACGCCGACAAGTCGGGCGGCGAGATCTGCGGCAATCCGCGCTATCTCGCGCGGGCGCTCGAAAAGATCTCCGGCACGGTACAGTCCATGCCGCCGATGCGCGAGGCCGAGGCGCAGCCTGCGACGAGCGGCCTCTTCATCGTCAACCCTCTCGCCGGCTCGCGCCAGGCCTTCGTGAACCTCTTCTCCACGCACCCCGCGACCGCCGAGCGCGTCGCCCGACTCGAAGAGCAGGCGCGGCTTCTGGGGCGGTGACGGATTGCCTACCGTCAGCCGGATGTGCTGCAAGCAGCAGGAAAGTTGTAACGATACCGTGTAAGATACGAGAAGAGCCCTCAAGCTGGAAGTCTTGGGGGCTTTTTGTTGTGTCAGCAGAATTCCTACAAGAAAATCAGATTTTTTCCGCTACTTTTCCCGTTCTCTATATGAAATAATACTGAGCAAGAACATTTCGATTCCAAGAAAGGAGATTCATTCATGCTTGCTTTCCTCAACAAAATTTTCCTCACGGCGCCGGATGCGCCGCCCATGCAGGATGCGGAGAAGGCGAAGAGCATCTTCTACAGCCTGCGTTGGCGCGTCTTCGCTTCCATCACGATCGGCTACGCCTTCTACTACATCATCCGTCAGAGCTATTCCGTCATCAAGAAGCCGCTCCTGGCGTCGGGCGCGGTCGATCCCACGCAGGTCGGCATCATCGGTTCGATCTTCTTCGTAACGTACGGTCTTGGCAAGTTCACGAACAGCTTCCTCGCCGACCGCATGAACAACAAGCGGTTCTTCGCCTTCGGTCTCTTCATGTCGTCCGTGACGATGGCGGCGATGGGTCTCGTGAACTCGTTCGTGCCGCTCGCCGTGCTCTGGGGCATCAACGGCTGGTTCCAGTCCTACGGCGCAGGGCCGTCGATTGTCTCCTTGAACCAATGGTTCAGCAACCGTATGCGCGGCACGCTTTACGGCGTCTGGTTCACGAGCCACAACCTCGGCTCGTCGTTCGCCTACTTCGCGATCGCGGCCATCGTCAGTGCCTACAGCTGGTCGATGGGCTTCATCGCGGCCGGCCTCATCTCGCTCGTCGGCACCATCTTCATCTACCTCGGCATGAGCGACCGTCCCGAGACGCGCGGCTTGCCGAATGGCGCTGTTCTCTACGGCGAGAAGACGCAGGCGCAGGTCGATGAGGAAAAGACGCGCTCCGTCGGCTCGATGCAGTGGAACGCCGTCGTCAAGAACCCCGCCGTCTGGATTCTCGGTCTCTCATCTCTTTGCGTTTACATCGCACGCTACGCGGTCGAGAGCTGGGGCGTCGTCTATCTGACGAGTCATAAGGGCTACGACATCATGGGTGCGGCGGGCGTCATGGCGTACATGCAGGTCGCGGGCATCTTCGGCGCACTTCTCTGCGGCTGGATCTCCGACCGCTTCTTCCACTCGAAGCGCAACATGCCGGCGCTCATCTACGGTCTTCTCTACACGGCTTCGATCGCGGGCTTCGTCTGGGCGCCGCAGTCGTTCTACATGGACCTCTTCTGCATGACCTTCTACGGCTTCACGATGGGTGCGCTCGTCTGCTACATGGGCGGTCTCATGGCAGTCGACATCGTGCCGAAGCGCGTCACGGGCGCGGCGATGGGCATGATCGGTCTCCTGTCTTACGCGGGCGCCGCGATCCAGGAGTTCGTCACGGGC of the Selenomonas sputigena genome contains:
- a CDS encoding MarR family winged helix-turn-helix transcriptional regulator codes for the protein MQPSDMGTIIALIYRYSQSYFNEKLKKYGLGNGQYVFLLHLLDHEGINQETLAHMVKIDKTTAARAVARLVHAGYVSRTVSDKDRRAYVLRTTEKAQTVKKALKKTMDDWYKILVQDFSPEECRQFDRLVKQAVENAAAQEV
- a CDS encoding PTS transporter subunit IIABC, with protein sequence MKDEIFGVLQRVGRSFMLPVAILPIAGILLGLGASFTNATTIETYGLTAVLGAGTPLHALLSIMASAGSTIFGNLPIIFAVGVAIGMAKAEKEVAALSAMIAFFVMHTACNAMLKIGGQILADGTIAPSVLEGTIAPSCGILSFQMGVFGGIIVGIGVAWLHNKYHKIVLPNALSFFGGSRFVPIISTIVFLFVGIAMYFVWPLAQQGIFALGGLVTGTGYIGTLIFGIIKRALIPFGLHHVFYLPFWQTGVGGSMMIDGQLVQGGQNIFFAQLASPDVTHFSSDATRYFSGEFIFMIFGLPGAALAMYRCARPEKKKVAGGLLLSAALTSMLTGITEPIEFSFLFVAPALFAVQVALAGAAYMIAHILNIAVGLTFSGGLLDLFIFGILQGEAKTGWMYIIPVGVVYFFLYYFIFSWMIRHFDFKTPGREDDDEETKLYSKADYQAQQGAAGAASGAGASDAKSAAIARGLGSKRNITSVDCCATRLRCSVADSSLVNEKLLKATGAVGVIVKGTGVQVIYGPQVAVIKSNLETYLETAPDVEPEAMAAAEPTEKASATNVPEKNTSAQESGAQEASAGETAAHTLFTPVAGTVHPIEEAPDEAFAGKMMGDGYFVYPTEETVYAPEDGEVVFVFDTKHAIGMKAADGTEYLLHIGVDTVALGGQGFEVFVEGGQKVKKGDRLMTFDDAYIKEHAKSDACLVIFTGLGEGRAVNLTKTGEAKALDEVGSC
- a CDS encoding carbon starvation protein A is translated as MNALMLVGCAIAVFLAAYTIYGRWLVKTWGIDETAATPAQRFEDGQDYAPASRFTVFAHQFSSITGAGPVTGPIIAAMFGWLPAFLWLLVGGVFFGAVQDFSALYASVRNEGRSMGMLIEQYIGKTGRRLFLLFCWLFTLLVIAAFADIVANTFNGFGKDGSLAVPNAAAASISMLYIFVAMGFGLFIRRMKPSGAVKFFVAIALIVAMLAVGISYPLYFDATVWRYVVFAYCFIAAVLPMWFLMQPRDYLSVFLLLGMVAGAVLGVLITNPVIEMPAFVAFEVKGQSLFPILFITIACGAVSGFHSLVSSGTSSKSIENERDMLPVGYGAMLVESLLGVVALVIVCSAATGEHLPDGTPFQIFAGAVSGFFVEFGLPKHVAACIMTMCVSALAMTTIDSVARIGRMSFQELLAPSEGEAEGAAAKLLRNKYVATAITLALGYLLCLAGYMSIWPLFGAANQLLASLVLISIAVFLRTTERKGWMLYVPMTFMFLVTMSALVMSVYGIIGKLMNGGFVFLVDGLQLLLALALMTLALLVVKHCAAELVTGKAEHEARTDM
- the htpX gene encoding zinc metalloprotease HtpX; amino-acid sequence: MNTIKTTILMALMMILLVVLGGAIGGKGGAMLMFVVSLAMNFFSYWFSDSIVLRMYGARPLTEREAPELYHLVADLAARAGLPMPKVCLVESMTPNAFATGRSPSHAAVAVTRGIVGMLSREELSGVLAHELSHIKHRDTLISTIAAAMGSAISMLAYMAQWSAIFGRSDDDEGAGGIVGTLLAVLVAPLAATLIQLAISRSREYDADKSGGEICGNPRYLARALEKISGTVQSMPPMREAEAQPATSGLFIVNPLAGSRQAFVNLFSTHPATAERVARLEEQARLLGR
- a CDS encoding MFS transporter — its product is MLAFLNKIFLTAPDAPPMQDAEKAKSIFYSLRWRVFASITIGYAFYYIIRQSYSVIKKPLLASGAVDPTQVGIIGSIFFVTYGLGKFTNSFLADRMNNKRFFAFGLFMSSVTMAAMGLVNSFVPLAVLWGINGWFQSYGAGPSIVSLNQWFSNRMRGTLYGVWFTSHNLGSSFAYFAIAAIVSAYSWSMGFIAAGLISLVGTIFIYLGMSDRPETRGLPNGAVLYGEKTQAQVDEEKTRSVGSMQWNAVVKNPAVWILGLSSLCVYIARYAVESWGVVYLTSHKGYDIMGAAGVMAYMQVAGIFGALLCGWISDRFFHSKRNMPALIYGLLYTASIAGFVWAPQSFYMDLFCMTFYGFTMGALVCYMGGLMAVDIVPKRVTGAAMGMIGLLSYAGAAIQEFVTGKLMTITTVGGEKIYDFGYATEFWVGAALLSTLLALLVWNAKPQDEA